A window from Drosophila nasuta strain 15112-1781.00 chromosome 3, ASM2355853v1, whole genome shotgun sequence encodes these proteins:
- the LOC132792149 gene encoding sulfotransferase 1C4, whose protein sequence is MDKLQVKFPHRIRDVDPAINTELLEYFKGERTGFVQVGPEGYFFPHKFKEEAEQYYNFEARPDDIWITTVPRSGTTWTQELIWLVANGLDFEQAQERPLTERFPFFEFPLFMHNDVKAELIAENEGNDKAIEFIELISRPGYETLDELPRNQRRFIKTHFPFSLMPPSVLEKKCKIIYVARNPKDVAVSYYHLNRLFRTQGYTGDFERYWRYFQQGLNPWLPYYSHVKEAKKFSHLSNVLFLNYEDMLIDLPGTVNRVGDFLNCRPDAEGLQKLLDHLSIGNFRQNKSVNMHQMAAVGILKDGEEGFVRRGGKDRDATKQADQQEFVNNPNLLKNANEWVQHNIEKFQTACDKNLH, encoded by the exons ATGGATAAGTTACAGGTCAAGTTTCCACATCGCATACGCGACGTAGATCCCGCCATCAATACGGAGCTCTTGGAGTACTTTAAAG GTGAGCGCACGGGATTTGTACAAGTCGGACCCGAGGGATACTTTTTTCCCCACAAGTTCAAAGAAGAGGCGGAACAATACTATAATTTCGAGGCACGACCCGATGATATTTGGATCACCACTGTGCCACGTTCGGGCACCACGTGGACACAAGAGCTCATTTGGCTGGTTGCCAACGGTTTGGACTTTGAACAGGCCCAAGAACGTCCGCTAACAGAGCGTTTTCCTTTCTTTGA ATTTCCTTTGTTTATGCATAATGATGTTAAAGCTGAGCTGATCGCAGAGAATGAGGGTAATGATAAGGCTATTGAGTTTATTGAACTCATTTCTCGACCAGGTTACGAAACATTAGATGAACTGCCTAGAAATCAGCGACGCTTTATAAAGACACATTTCCCGTTTTCCTTGATGCCGCCGAGTGTTTTGGAAAAGAAGTGCAAG ATCATTTATGTGGCGCGTAATCCAAAAGATGTGGCCGTCTCCTATTATCATTTGAATCGATTGTTTCGCACACAGGGCTACACCGGCGATTTCGAACGTTATTGGCGTTATTTTCAGCAGGGATTAA ATCCTTGGCTGCCTTACTACAGCCATGTGAAGGAGGCTAAGAAATTCAGCCACCTGTCGAATGTGCTCTTCCTTAACTATGAGGACATGCTGATTGATTTACCGGGGACTGTGAACCGAGTCGGTGACTTTTTGAATTGCAGACCAGATGCAGAAGGATTGCAAAAATTGCTCGATCATTTGAGTATTGGCAATTTTCGGCAAAATAAATCAGTTAATATGCATCAAATGGCTGCCGTGGGTATTCTAAAGGATGGCGAAGAAGGATTTGTTCGCAGAGGCGGCAAAGATAGGGACGCTACCAAGCAGGCGGACCAGCAAGAGTTTGTTAATAATCCTAATCTTCTGAAGAATGCAAATGAATGGGTTCAACATAATATTGAGAAATTTCAAACTGCGTGCGATAAGaatttgcattga
- the LOC132792146 gene encoding probable asparagine--tRNA ligase, mitochondrial, which translates to MQSSVLITKLISCFAGSCIKRETMLLFKRFHSSVQRIAEISRASKPGDTLHVKGWIKNVRRLKNNIFLDINDGSTNEKFQLVVPRNPGTQQLTSGCAVSATGCVQVAPNGHLELHADKVESLTDGHLKDGYPFSPKQKHAPEYVREHLHLRSRIDYIAAQMRVRHRAQKAIHDYMDELNFVQINTPLLTTNDCEGAGEVFRVQPESEQLLKQMARPNIPSDQSYFDQKVFLSVSGQLHLEAMSYGLGNTYTLAPAFRAENSKSPLHLAEFYMFEAELVHMEQLETLASFIERMLKEITNRLLNANAADLQFCQQSANASSDLAWLQVPWKTLSYDEALALVIANKQSFKSAVTPNEGFSKEQELFLVAHCGTPVFVIDWPAQQKPFYMKTCRSNPQLVHALDLLMPSVGELCGGSLREPDAEQLSRHPQLPKSLGWYVELRKYGGLPTGGFGMGFERYLQLLTGVKNIRDVIPFPRYPHSCKM; encoded by the exons ATGCAATCAAGTGTGCTCATCACTAAGCTGATCAGCTGTTTCGCCGGCTCTTGTATAAAAAGGGAAACAATGTTgttatttaaaagatttcacAGTAGCGTACAACGCATTGCAGAAATAAGCAGAGCTAGCAAGCCTGGAGACACGTTGCACGTTAAG GGATGGATAAAAAATGTGAGGCGACTGAAAAACAACATATTCTTGGACATCAACGATGGATCAACGAATGAGAAATTCCAGCTTGTTGTGCCCCGTAATCCAGGAACACAGCAGCTGACCTCGGGTTGCGCTGTCAGCGCCACAGGTTGTGTTCAAGTGGCGCCCAATGGGCACTTGGAGCTGCATGCCGACAAAGTAGAGTCTCTAA CGGATGGTCATTTAAAGGATGGCTATCCCTTTTCACCCAAACAGAAGCATGCTCCCGAATATGTACGTGAGCATCTGCATTTGCGCTCCCGCATCGACTATATTGCCGCACAAATGCGTGTTAGGCACAGGGCACAAAAGGCCATCCACGACTACATGGACGAGCTCAATTTTGTGCAGATCAACACGCCGTTGTTGACTACAAACGACTGTGAGGGAGCAGGAGAG GTTTTTCGTGTGCAGCCAGAGTCGGAGCAATTGCTGAAACAAATGGCACGACCTAATATTCCATCGGACCAAAGCTACTTTGACCAAAAGGTTTTCCTCAGCGTCTCCGGCCAGCTACATTTGGAGGCCATGTCCTACGGCCTGGGCAATACTTATACATTGGCCCCTGCCTTTCGTGCCGAGAATTCCAAATCACCATTGCATTTAGCCGAGTTTTATATGTTCGAAGCAGAGCTGGTGCATATGGAGCAGCTGGAAACCCTGGCTTCCTTCATAGAGCGCATGTTGAAGGAGATTACTAATCGCCTGCTCAATGCAAACGCTGCTGATCTGCAATTCTGCCAGCAGAGCGCCAATGCTAGCTCGGATCTGGCTTGGTTACAAGTACCGTGGAAAACGTTATCTTACGATGAGGCGCTCGCATTGGTTATAGCCAACAAACAAAGCTTCAAAAGCGCTGTCACTCCCAATGAGGGTTTCAGCAAGGAGCAGGAACTGTTTCTAGTTGCACACTGCGGCACACCAGTGTTCGTTATAGACTGGCCGGCACAACAGAAACCCTTCTACATGAAAACTTGCCGCAGCAATCCACAACTAGTGCATGCCCTGGATCTGCTGATGCCATCGGTGGGTGAGCTGTGCGGCGGAAGTTTGCGCGAACCTGATGCTGAGCAACTCAGTAGGCATCCACAGCTGCCGAAGAGCTTGGGTTGGTATGTGGAGCTGCGCAAATACGGCGGATTGCCAACAGGCGGATTTGGCATGGGTTTCGAGCGATATCTGCAGCTGTTGACGGGTGTGAAGAATATACGCGATGTGATACCGTTTCCTCGCTATCCGCACAGTTGTAAAATGTAA
- the LOC132792147 gene encoding nuclear inhibitor of protein phosphatase 1, which translates to MANSYDIPSWAGKPPTGLHLDVLKDDKLVQKLMVDDKRCYLFGRNSQMNDFCIDHASCSRVHAAFVYHKHLNIAYLVDLGSTHGTFIGTLRLEAHKPTQLQINSTFHFGASTRNYILRERPSAGGQHANIMEDLPLSETSDGALLGLPETQTELDNLTEYNTAHNRRISMLGIADDNNLRKQNALKQGRKRRNVTFNDEEIIINPEDVDPSVGRFRNLVQTTVVPAKRSRYEPNHMGLHTGSGSSSNAASILSASHQMFQQSIVEMKHQQQQHQQLQQQHHQQHQLPAIPHSPLYQGLPASNSDAGNQLKNNEFEPISPLGINSKLGLMLPNPAPDVTPIYEEPLVPSSSIAQKLAMANANVRRFVDEVHDTSGESDSMCPQKKKYAKEAWPGRKPMLGQL; encoded by the exons ATGGCCAACAGTTATGATATACCTAGCTGGGCTGGCAAACCGCCCACGGGGCTGCACTTGGACGTGCTTAAGGACGACAAACTGGTGCAAAAGCTAATGGTGGATGATAAACGATGCTATTTATTTGGTCGCAATAGCCAAATGAATGATTTCTGCATTGACCACGCCTCCTGCTCACGAGTGCATGCCGCCTTTGTTTACCACAAGCATCTAAACATTGCTTACCTCGTGGATTTGGGCTCAA CCCATGGCACATTTATTGGCACCCTGCGGTTGGAGGCACATAAGCCGACACAACTGCAGATTAATAGCACCTTTCATTTTGGCGCATCGACACGCAACTATATACTAAGAGAACGTCCGTCGGCCGGTGGTCAGCATGCAAACATCATGGAGGATCTGCCGTTGAGCGAAACAAGTGATGGCGCTTTGCTGGGGCTGCCGGAAACCCAAACCGAATTAGAT AACCTGACAGAGTACAATACGGCACACAATCGACGCATTTCGATGCTTGGTATTGCCGACGATAACAATCTGCGCAAGCAGAATGCCTTGAAGCAGGGCCGCAAACGTCGCAATGTTACCTTCAACGATGAGGAGATTATCATCAATCCTGAAGACGTTGATCCCAGTGTGGGACGATTTCGGAATCTAGTGCAGACAACTGTTGTACCTGCCAAACGCTCCCGTTACGAGCCCAATCACATGGGATTGCACACGGGCAGCGGCAGTAGCTCAAATGCAGCGAGCATACTCTCAGCGAGTCACCAAATGTTCCAGCAGAGCATAGTCGAAATgaagcatcagcaacaacaacatcagcaactgcaacagcagcaccatcAACAGCATCAGTTGCCTGCGATTCCCCATTCGCCATTGTATCAGGGATTACCGGCTAGCAACAGCGATGCGGGAAATCAActgaaaaataatgaatttgaaCCCATTTCACCGCTTGGAATTAACTCCAAATTAGGCCTAATGCTGCCCAATCCGGCACCCGACGTAACGCCTATCTACGAGGAGCCACTTGTGCCTAGTTCATCCATAGCACAAAAATTGGCCATGGCCAATGCGAATG TGCGTCGCTTTGTGGACGAAGTGCATGATACTAGCGGCGAAAGTGACTCGATGTGTCCACAAAAGAAGAAGTACGCCAAAGAAGCATGGCCAGGTCGTAAGCCAATGCTTGGACAGCTCTAA
- the LOC132792148 gene encoding zinc finger protein 431: MNVNKDYIQAAQVYLKLREGDRALIVIKCCLCDAGELTEWSQFSRHFAVSHFALDTCLISQRTELDDEIEAEVEIELQNRQNCEISETEETHKETEVKKEDSYQSEEDEGLDGNRLNQPFYSLQNTHPKLIHYFIQLLRQHEYLWRDEFKNMDFRNERTESAQQIGRSLARRFNVKIRPQTISLSARALLNWFRRQYALHINNRGFRTRHQDYYDKLLKFVPISDISVVNCDGCQRRFINEDQLRRHKHRMHFGGDPYVCDVCQKGFVHASKLRMHQNRFHKKYTRWSCQMCSYSAPNKWDLKSHVTSHSEDRNFTCEFCGVSTKSSSSLAVHRRTHSEPTIKCPYCPKKFRETYILNCHIAKSHYIEEET, encoded by the exons ATGAATGTAAACAAAGATTATATACAAGCTGCGcaagtttatttaaagttaCGAGAAGGAGATCGAGCTTTAATTGTTATCAAATGCTGTCTTTGTGATGCAGGCGAATTAACAGAGTGGTCGCAGTTTTCCCGACACTTTGCTGTGTCACATTTTGCCTTGGATACATGCTTAATAAGCCAGCGCACAGAGCTGGATGACGAGATTGAGGCGGAGGTTGAAATCGAGTTGCAGAATCGGCAAAACTGCGAGATATCTGAAACCGAAGAGACACATAAAGAAACAGAAGTGAAGAAAGAAGATTCATACCAATCTGAAGAAGATGAAGGGTTAGACGGAAACAGG CTGAATCAGCCTTTCTACAGTCTGCAGAATACACATCCCAAGCTTATACATTACTTTATTCAGCTCCTGCGCCAACATGAATATCTGTGGCGTGATGAGTTTAAAAACATGGATTTTAGGAACGAGCGAACTGAAAGCGCCCAACAAATAGGCAGATCCCTTGCCAGGCGGTTTAATGTCAAAATAAGGCCCCAGACTATTAGTCTTAGTGCTCGAGCACTGCTGAATTGGTTTCGACGTCAGTATGCTCTGCACATTAATAATCGTGGCTTTCGTACCCGTCACCAGGACTACTACGATAAACTGCTGAAATTTGTGCCCATATCGGACATTTCCGTTGTCAATTGCGACGGATGCCAGCGCCGTTTCATCAATGAAGATCAACTGAGACGGCATAAGCATCGCATGCACTTTGGAGGTGATCCTTATGTCTGTGATGTGTGCCAAAAAGGATTTGTGCACGCGAGTAAACTGCGTATGCATCAGAATAGATTTCACAAAAAATACACCCGTTGGAGTTGTCAAATGTGCAGCTATAGTGCTCCCAATAAATGGGATCTTAAGTCGCACGTTACCTCTCACAGTGAAGACCGAAATTTCACTTGTGAGTTTTGCGGCGTATCAACCAAGTCAAGTTCTTCGTTGGCGGTTCATCGGCGCACGCATTCGGAACCCACTATCAAGTGTCCTTATTGTCCAAAGAAGTTTCGtgaaacatatattttaaattgccaCATTGCAAAGTCTCATTACATAGAAGAAGAAacttaa
- the LOC132790498 gene encoding LOW QUALITY PROTEIN: uncharacterized protein LOC132790498 (The sequence of the model RefSeq protein was modified relative to this genomic sequence to represent the inferred CDS: deleted 1 base in 1 codon) produces the protein MASKRLKIDDMVVDYKFACRCCLKSEAEFFKLDALTESSLIDDNNGNSTKIPLIRLLLFCIRTENLPELPQYICADCSKSLQIAYFFIQNAQKAHEILCRKLCPGKITKATTRFNGQPPLELHRGDNVKHSKSSVRHECKICGAITSNRLELKQHIRMHSEQTRHSCKLCKFVTFKQRLLPEHYRKAHGLTAAQIDQQLKMRKSLQAAMYATNATTSRQARENDDAQVKVCTLEDMELLIPTVLTPEDFSQPQLDADQLRDIEQQLGNSLDANDSAVLPVDGPTGGNSNMSIGAEFLVMPDGSLQQVHGGAGVVFEYIDDSKTPQQITANVTTNASLHNLLDDSKSDVTYSARDIEINHPVGDSLPQITVKPKLRPGPGSTSVMKHKCNLCPKVFPTIARLKSHQLTHSHLPKFYCDQCSYHSLRSSDLIKHYTEEHKSSIGDSKIHVEKSFQSLSTDKSRIYSCDMCLFETPSSAHLRSHYSDKHMIQPSDIQLRPSWSNDTKDKGCSPSHLPLGITYPSTFTESAIESSATTESTGTTTATTTTLQDLQPAQPTTTAVVTPAGDINVVVDATSLFYDGGAATTTSTTTSTEPTENVSAAFEVFPEQSLSKSIRTTPRKVDLSGILPAVSVSTTAGGGNIGVVTTANPNNSIFGDMQDFIDNTDVAAICTIPADDMPVVDGDDIVIDNNNMSLDFDAENLFDDFEEDVEVGEDEDEDEDDPENEDENENNDAAADQNLLLTSDDDDVDDFDDEQSKHLQKPYCIYCNKKFTSQYKFENHMFVHRGLAPYRCELCTNLYNMKRLLIRHYKTVHKRMPTRDMVQAKGDKVTVERTAIEKLHVGVDKPPILMCAKCPFECEVEGEMRKHLNAHHGINDGVSVHANEVFIIRKLPFECPRCIRSFAAKRTLTRHLQRSHLVDTIIEMQAPQWTTSSAATTTTTMTSTTALPKNAQRIVAEVDTDGDGDGDGDGDGDGDGDGSGYGKSAMTLKNDLCSSPCATADNIVINSDTGIETDNEDIDSKSLTSTPTSGFATITTTADTNDATDDKQKTTTESSPLTSTSQITSESPTSPLTTTSTALEKTRQHQHFFPTPTPFDFDLDFIENGAHGNNDNFNVLPITGQLLNGTDKLLTAALEPSPVKDLRSRLPQTPIFVCKQCNQTFDELSKMLQHELEQHSSGIVSPRNVYQHQCKVCNTTYRTVTLLNYHMKRHAPRKIPCKQCPKEFTTSAELEQHVDAEHRTNTALKCGIDGCEKTFNYKHHLKRHQTASHTPVQYICPECGRDMLTSLLLRNHIKMHKGTHSYKCPKCVRTYMRPGPFQRHALREHKWHLTEDELNKMYSVNESTPPIKIRERRSHDVENDTSD, from the exons ATGGCGAGCAAGCGATTGAAAATAGATGACATGGTTGTGGATTACAAATTTGCTTGTCGCTGTTGCCTTAAATCGGAGGCGGAGTTCTTCAAGCTGGACGCTCTAACCGAGTCTAGTTTAATAGACGACAATAATGGGAACTCCACAAAAATACCTCTTATACGTTTGTTATTATTCTGCATTCGAACCGAAAATCTGCCTGAGCTGCCGCAATATATTTGTGCTGATTGCAGTAAGAGTTTGCAAATTGCCTACTTTTTCATACAAAACGCTCAAAAGGCTCATGAAATTCTCTGTCGCAAATTGTGCCCTGGCAAGATAACGAAGGCGACAACGCGATTCAATGGTCAACCACCCCTAGAG CTGCATCGCGGGGACAATGTGAAGCACTCAAAGTCTTCTGTTCGCCACGAGTGCAAAATCTGTGGCGCCATTACTAGTAATCGTCTGGAACTCAAACAACATATTCGCATGCATTCAG AGCAAACGCGCCATTCATGCAAGTTGTGCAAATTCGTGACATTTAAGCAGCGACTGCTTCCCGAGCATTACAGGAAAGCGCATGGCTTAACGGCTGCTCAAATAGATCAGCAGTTGAAAATGCGCAAATCCTTGCAGGCGGCTATGTACGCTACAAATGCGACGACATCAAGGCAAGCGAGGGAAAATGATGATGCACAAGTGAAAGTGTGTACACTGGAGGACATGGAGTTACTGATTCCCACTGTGCTGACGCCCGAAGACTTCTCGCAGCCTCAACTGGACGCTGATCAACTACGTGATATTGAACAACAGCTAGGGAACTCTTTGGATGCGAATGATTCCGCCGTCTTGCCAGTTGATGGTCCTACGGGTGGCAACTCGAATATGAGCATTGGGGCGGAGTTTCTTGTCATGCCTGATGGCTCGTTGCAGCAAGTCCATGGTGGTGCTGGGGTTGTCTTCGAGTACATCGATGACAGCAAAACCCCACAGCAAATAACGGCAAATGTCACGACAAACGCAAGTTTGCATAACTTACTGGATGACTCCAAGTCGGATGTGACATACAGTGCAAGGGATATTGAAATAAACCATCCAGTCGGAGATTCATTGCCACAAATCACTGTGAAACCAAAACTTCGACCAGGTCCAGGATCGACGAGTGTAATGAAGCACAAGTGTAATCTGTGTCCCAAAGTATTTCCCACAATTGCACGCCTTAAATCTCATCAATTAACACATAGTC ATTTACCCAAGTTTTATTGTGATCAGTGCTCTTATCACTCGCTGCGCAGCTCCGATCTCATTAAGCACTATACAGAGGAGCATAAATCTTCCATTGGCGATAGTAAAATTCACGTTGAGAAATCCTTTCAGTCGCTGTCGACGGACAAAAGTCGTATCTACTCTTGCGACATGTGTTTGTTTGAGACACCAAGTAGTGCTCATTTAAGATCACACTATAGTGATAAGCACATGATACAGCCAAGTGACATCCAACTGCGTCCCAGCTGGTCAAACGACACCAAGGATAAGGGATGCAGCCCGTCGCATTTGCCTCTTGGTATCACAT ATCCATCAACATTCACTGAATCAGCAATTGAATCATCGGCAACAACTGAGTCGACTGGAACTACAacggcgacaacgacaacgctACAGGATCTACAACCTGCTCAGCCGACAACGACAGCTGTGGTTACGCCTGCTGGCGATATAAACGTGGTTGTGGATGCCACCTCATTATTCTATGATGGTGGCGCAGCGACAACTACAAgtacaacaacatcaacagaaCCAACTGAGAATGTCTCTGCAGCATTTGAAGTATTCCCGGAGCAATCTTTATCCAAATCCATAAGGACAACACCGAGGAAAGTCGATTTAAGTGGCATTCTGCCTGCTGTCAGTGTTTCTACTACTGCTGGTGGTGGCAATATTGGTGTAGTTACCACAGCAAATCCAAACAATTCTATTTTTGGAGACATGCAAGACTTCATTGACAATACCGACGTCGCCGCCATTTGCACTATACCAGCCGATGATATGCCGGTCGTTGATGGCGACGATATTGTTATTGATAACAATAATATGAGTTTGGATTTCGATGCCGAGAATTTGTTTGATGACTTCGAGGAAGATGTTGAAGTGGGTGaagatgaggatgaggatgaggatgatcCCGAGAATGAGGATGAGAATGAAAACAATGACGCGGCTGCCGATCAAAACTTGCTACTTACcagtgatgatgatgatgtcgaTGACTTTGATGACGAGCAATCCAAGCATCTACAGAAACCGTATTGTATCTATTGCAACAAAAAGTTTACCAGCCAATACAAGTTTGAGAATCATATGTTTGTACATCGCG GACTGGCGCCATATCGATGTGAACTCTGCACCAATCTGTACAATATGAAGCGTCTGCTCATACGTCACTACAAAACTGTGCATAAGCGGATGCCGACGAGGGATATGGTTCAGGCCAAGGGCGACAAAGTAACAGTGGAACGCACAGCGATCGAGAAGCTGCACGTCGGTGTGGATAAGC CTCCGATACTGATGTGTGCCAAGTGTCCTTTTGAATGCGAAGTGGAGGGTGAGATGCGAAAACATCTCAATGCTCATCATGGCATTAACGATGGCG TCTCAGTACATGCCAACGAAGTGTTTATCATACGCa AACTACCTTTTGAGTGTCCACGCTGTATTCGCTCGTTTGCGGCAAAACGCACGTTGACTCGCCATTTGCAGCGAAGTCACTTAGTAGACACAATCATTGAGATGCAGGCGCCTCAATGGACAACCAgttcagcagcaacaacaacaaccactatGACGTCTACAACCGCCTTGCCGAAGAATGCACAACGTATTGTTGCTGAGGTTGACActgatggcgatggcgatggcgatggcgatggtgatggtgatggtgatggcgATGGCAGTGGCTATGGAAAAAGCG CGATGACATTGAAAAATGATCTTTGCTCATCGCCGTGTGCAACAGCAGACAACATAGTGATAAACAGTGACACAGGAATTGAAACGGATAATGAGGATATTGACAGTAAATCATTGACCTCAACACCAACGTCTGGATTCGCAACAATTACCACAACAGCTGACACAAATGATGCTACCgatgataaacaaaaaacaactacagaatcttCGCCTTTAACTTCAACCTCCCAGATAACGTCCGAATCACCGACATCACcgttaacaacaacatcaacagcactCGAAAAAACA CGACAACATCAACACTTTTTTCCAACGCCCACGCCATTTGATTTTGATCTGGACTTCATAGAAAATGGTGCGCatggcaacaacgacaactttAATGTATTGCCCATCACAGGACAATTGCTAAACGGCACAGATAAACTACTTACAGCAGCATTGGAGCCGTCACCAGTTAAAGATCTTCGTTCCAGGTTACCCCAAACTCcaatttttgtgtgtaaaCAATGCAATCAGACATTTGACGAATTGAGTAAAATGTTGCAGCATGAATTGGAGCAACATTCCAGCGGCATTGTGTCGCCGCGTAACGTCTATCAGCATCAGTGTAAAGTCTGCAACACAACATATCGAACAGTGACGCTCTTAAATTATCACATGAAAAGGCACGCACCACGCAAGATTCCTTGTAAGCAGTGTCCCAAAGAGTTCACAACGAGTGCAGAGCTAGAGCAACACGTGGATGCCGAGCATCGGACAAACACGGCCTTGAAATGTGGCATCGATGGTTGCGAAAAGACTTTTAATTACAAGCATCATCTTAAGCGACACCAAACAGCTTCCCATACTCCTGTACAATACATATGTCCCGAGTGCGGACGCGATATGTTAACCAGTCTTCTTTTAAGAAAccacataaaaatgcataagGGAACACATTCCTACAAGTGTCCAAAGTGCGTTCGGACTTATATGCGACCCGGACC CTTTCAAAGACATGCACTGCGTGAACATAAATGGCATCTTACTGAGGATgagttaaataaaatgtatagcGTGAATGAATCCACACCTCCGATAAAAATTCGCGAACGAAGGTCGCATGATGTTGAAAACGATACGTCTGATTAA